Proteins encoded in a region of the Paramagnetospirillum magneticum AMB-1 genome:
- a CDS encoding ETC complex I subunit: protein MQVRIYRPAKTAMQSGRNGNAKSWVLEYEPTAPKQADNLMGWLGSTDTSSQVRVKFATMEEAVAFAKKKGLDYQVATENARLQKPKNYADNFRFDKLEFGRF, encoded by the coding sequence ATGCAGGTCCGCATCTATCGCCCGGCCAAGACCGCCATGCAGTCCGGCCGCAACGGCAACGCCAAGTCCTGGGTTCTGGAATACGAGCCGACCGCTCCCAAGCAGGCGGACAACCTGATGGGCTGGCTGGGTTCGACCGACACCTCGTCGCAGGTGCGGGTCAAGTTCGCCACCATGGAAGAGGCCGTGGCCTTCGCGAAGAAGAAGGGCCTGGACTATCAGGTGGCCACCGAAAACGCCCGCCTGCAAAAGCCCAAGAACTACGCCGACAATTTCCGCTTCGACAAGCTGGAGTTCGGCCGCTTCTGA
- a CDS encoding response regulator translates to MNRIFALGRESMARRRGGASFPIELAAGDLTPTGSPQFVVIMRDISERKRIEREMAESEERFRDFAQSTSDWFWEMGPDLRFTGFSGQFTEHTRTLPDHYVGRTRDEMISDDTPAEVRRQNLADMAARRPFRDFVYHTREMDGPGRFLRVNGKPVFDASGEFTGYRGTASDITEEIEAEERLKASQAEIERLAERNNSILESVDDGIVGIDLNGRATFVNRAAAKLLDFEPAELVGSDILPLMALDLHTAEKLYQILLRLTESIRDDTASFKRRDGSPLPVEYIASPVMDRGNQVGVVLGFRDITQRRLVERQLREAKEAAEAGNRTKSEFLATMSHEIRTPMNGVIGMTGLLLDTRLSEEQRHFAETIRDSGESLLTVINDILDFSKMEAGKLDLDYTEFELVPLVESVVDILAPRAHAKGIEIASLIDPRLRMLVRSDPGRLRQVLMNLGGNAVKFTEKGGVSIEVSLLDGPDAPAMARFDVRDTGIGIPPEAQGRLFSMFSQVDASTARRYGGTGLGLAISRRLAELMGGEVGVESAVGRGSRFWITLPLELLAPQSAAPPDLSGHRVLVVDDNPVNCDVIERQLRAFGVEVHACLDAGSGMGELTRAAAMGTPWEVAVVDSQMPVVTGSEMVRMIHAIPMLAGTRIVVTSSQGMPADQNDGQPAIDAFLHKPLRQSTLLDTIGRVLGLTGPAERPADHAEEYKASEPAAKRLRILVAEDNPVNQQVALGLLRKLGHTVDVVGDGAEALEAVRLLPYDVVLMDVQMPEMDGLEATRAIRALPLAAAQVPIVAMTANAMRGDDQMCFDAGMDGYISKPIDRHKLAEALAKYSGAPETKPAEPPAAPQNSKAVDRDVLDALAADIEADTVVEILVKFMEDARTRQNNAAALAPTGDLEKVRREAHTIKGAAASLGLLAVRDACLALEQAARAGGEVAPQIDRLHQDIEALPGLLAATPYALPAP, encoded by the coding sequence ATGAACCGCATCTTCGCCCTGGGCCGCGAAAGCATGGCCCGGCGGCGGGGGGGCGCGTCCTTTCCCATCGAGCTGGCGGCCGGCGACCTGACGCCCACCGGATCGCCGCAATTCGTGGTGATCATGCGCGACATCTCCGAGCGCAAGCGCATCGAGCGCGAGATGGCCGAAAGCGAGGAACGCTTCCGCGACTTCGCCCAATCCACCTCCGACTGGTTCTGGGAGATGGGGCCGGACCTGCGGTTCACCGGCTTTTCCGGCCAGTTCACCGAGCACACCCGCACCCTGCCCGACCACTATGTGGGCCGCACCCGCGACGAGATGATCTCCGACGACACCCCCGCAGAGGTCCGCCGGCAGAATCTGGCCGACATGGCCGCCCGGCGGCCCTTCCGCGACTTCGTCTATCACACCAGGGAGATGGACGGGCCGGGCCGCTTTCTGCGCGTCAACGGCAAGCCGGTCTTCGACGCCTCGGGCGAATTCACCGGCTATCGCGGCACCGCGTCGGACATCACCGAGGAAATCGAGGCCGAGGAGCGTCTCAAGGCCAGTCAGGCCGAGATCGAGCGTCTGGCCGAGCGCAACAATTCCATCCTGGAAAGCGTCGATGACGGCATCGTCGGCATCGACCTCAACGGCCGGGCGACCTTCGTCAACCGCGCAGCCGCCAAGCTGCTGGATTTCGAGCCCGCCGAACTGGTGGGCAGCGACATTCTGCCGCTGATGGCTCTGGACCTCCATACAGCCGAGAAGCTCTATCAGATCCTGCTGCGCCTGACCGAGTCCATCCGCGACGACACCGCCAGCTTCAAGCGCCGCGATGGCTCGCCCCTGCCGGTGGAGTACATCGCGTCCCCGGTCATGGACAGGGGCAACCAGGTGGGCGTGGTGCTGGGCTTTCGCGACATCACCCAGCGCCGGCTGGTGGAACGCCAGCTGCGCGAGGCCAAGGAGGCCGCCGAGGCCGGCAACCGCACCAAGTCGGAATTCCTGGCCACCATGAGCCATGAAATCCGCACCCCCATGAACGGGGTGATCGGCATGACCGGCCTGCTGCTGGACACCAGACTGTCCGAGGAACAGCGCCATTTCGCCGAGACCATCCGGGATTCGGGGGAATCCCTGCTGACCGTCATCAACGACATCCTGGACTTCTCCAAGATGGAGGCGGGCAAGCTCGACCTGGACTACACCGAGTTCGAACTGGTGCCCCTGGTGGAAAGCGTGGTCGACATCCTGGCGCCCCGCGCCCATGCCAAGGGCATCGAGATCGCCAGCCTGATCGACCCCCGCCTGCGCATGCTGGTGCGGTCGGACCCCGGACGGCTGCGTCAGGTGCTGATGAATCTGGGCGGCAACGCCGTCAAGTTCACGGAAAAAGGCGGCGTCTCCATCGAGGTCTCGCTGCTCGATGGCCCGGACGCTCCGGCCATGGCGCGCTTCGACGTGCGCGACACCGGCATCGGCATTCCACCCGAGGCTCAGGGCCGCCTGTTCTCCATGTTCTCCCAGGTGGATGCCTCCACCGCCCGGCGCTATGGCGGCACCGGGCTGGGCCTGGCCATTTCCCGGCGCCTGGCCGAGCTGATGGGCGGGGAGGTGGGCGTGGAAAGCGCCGTCGGCCGGGGCTCGCGTTTCTGGATCACCCTGCCGCTGGAGCTGCTGGCGCCGCAATCGGCGGCACCGCCCGACCTTTCCGGCCACCGGGTGCTGGTGGTGGACGACAACCCGGTGAACTGCGACGTCATCGAACGCCAGCTGCGCGCCTTCGGAGTCGAGGTCCATGCCTGCCTGGATGCCGGCTCGGGCATGGGCGAGTTGACCCGCGCCGCCGCCATGGGAACCCCGTGGGAGGTGGCGGTGGTCGATTCCCAGATGCCCGTGGTGACCGGGTCCGAGATGGTGCGCATGATCCACGCCATCCCCATGCTGGCCGGCACGCGCATCGTCGTCACCTCGTCCCAGGGGATGCCCGCCGACCAAAACGACGGCCAGCCCGCCATCGACGCCTTCCTGCACAAGCCGCTGCGCCAGTCGACTTTGCTCGACACCATCGGCCGCGTGCTGGGCCTGACCGGCCCGGCGGAGCGGCCCGCCGACCACGCCGAGGAATACAAGGCCTCGGAACCCGCCGCCAAGCGGCTGCGCATCCTGGTGGCCGAGGACAATCCCGTCAACCAGCAGGTGGCGCTGGGGCTGCTGCGCAAGCTGGGCCACACCGTGGACGTGGTGGGCGACGGCGCCGAGGCCCTGGAAGCCGTCCGCCTGCTGCCCTACGACGTGGTGCTGATGGACGTGCAGATGCCCGAGATGGACGGGCTGGAGGCGACCCGCGCCATCCGCGCCCTTCCCCTTGCCGCCGCCCAGGTGCCCATCGTCGCCATGACCGCCAACGCCATGCGCGGCGACGACCAGATGTGCTTCGACGCCGGCATGGACGGCTATATCTCCAAGCCCATCGACCGGCACAAGCTGGCCGAGGCGCTGGCCAAATATTCCGGCGCCCCCGAGACCAAGCCAGCCGAGCCCCCGGCCGCTCCCCAGAATTCCAAGGCGGTGGACCGCGATGTCCTGGACGCCCTGGCCGCCGATATCGAGGCCGATACCGTGGTGGAAATCCTGGTGAAGTTCATGGAGGACGCCCGCACCCGCCAGAACAACGCGGCGGCGTTGGCTCCCACGGGCGACCTGGAAAAGGTCCGCCGCGAAGCCCACACCATCAAGGGCGCCGCCGCAAGCCTGGGCCTGCTGGCGGTCCGCGACGCCTGCCTCGCCCTGGAGCAGGCCGCCCGCGCCGGCGGCGAGGTGGCCCCCCAGATCGACCGGCTCCACCAGGATATCGAGGCCCTGCCCGGCCTTCTGGCCGCCACCCCCTACGCCCTGCCGGCCCCTTGA
- a CDS encoding FIST signal transduction protein, with protein sequence MWIEQRVWTAQAGWTVTGAGSDKPSLVLYFAAPGTLPAEDILADLRAAYGDAPIVGCTTGGEILGSEVIDDSVVVSALGFALASVRVASRDLADLSQSRATGAALAGDLAGEGLRALFILSDGTKVNGDALVAGCLSAVPPDVVVTGGLAGDGARFQSTAVGCDDPMRPGRVAAVGFYGESLSIGHGSFGGWDEFGPPRTITRSAANVLYELDGEPALDLYKRYLGDEAQGLPGSALLFPLSIRPAGEDAGGEVVRTIVGIDEQAKSMIFAGDVPTGHLARLMRGNFDNLVDGAGRAAEAASASVGPCLGLLVSCIGRKLLMGQRIAEEVEIVSDVLGKTASLMGFYSYGEISPHGFTGKCELHNQTMTITTISER encoded by the coding sequence ATGTGGATTGAACAACGGGTCTGGACGGCCCAGGCCGGGTGGACCGTGACCGGAGCCGGTTCGGACAAGCCGTCCCTCGTCCTCTATTTCGCGGCGCCCGGAACGTTGCCGGCCGAGGATATCCTGGCCGACCTCAGGGCCGCCTATGGCGACGCCCCCATCGTGGGCTGCACCACGGGCGGCGAGATTCTCGGCTCCGAAGTCATCGACGATTCGGTGGTGGTTTCGGCCCTGGGCTTCGCCTTGGCCTCGGTGCGGGTGGCCAGCCGCGATCTTGCCGACCTGTCGCAATCGCGGGCAACCGGCGCCGCCCTGGCCGGCGATCTGGCGGGCGAGGGCCTGCGCGCCCTCTTCATCCTGTCGGACGGCACCAAGGTCAACGGCGATGCCCTGGTGGCGGGCTGCCTGTCGGCCGTCCCGCCCGACGTGGTGGTGACCGGCGGGCTGGCGGGTGACGGCGCCCGGTTCCAGTCCACGGCGGTGGGCTGCGACGATCCCATGCGTCCCGGACGGGTGGCGGCGGTGGGCTTTTACGGCGAGTCGCTCTCCATCGGCCATGGCAGCTTCGGCGGCTGGGATGAATTCGGCCCGCCCCGGACCATCACCCGCTCGGCGGCCAATGTACTGTACGAGCTGGACGGCGAGCCGGCCCTGGATCTCTACAAGCGCTATCTCGGCGACGAGGCGCAAGGCTTGCCGGGCAGCGCCCTGCTGTTCCCGCTGTCCATCCGCCCGGCGGGCGAGGACGCCGGCGGCGAGGTGGTCCGCACCATCGTCGGCATCGACGAACAGGCCAAGTCCATGATTTTTGCCGGCGACGTGCCCACCGGCCATCTGGCCCGACTGATGCGCGGCAATTTCGACAATCTGGTGGACGGCGCCGGGCGCGCCGCCGAGGCGGCCTCCGCCTCGGTCGGACCCTGCCTGGGCCTGCTGGTCAGCTGCATCGGCCGCAAGCTGCTGATGGGCCAGCGCATCGCCGAGGAGGTGGAGATCGTCTCCGACGTCCTGGGCAAAACGGCCAGCCTGATGGGGTTCTACTCCTACGGCGAGATCTCGCCGCACGGCTTCACCGGCAAATGCGAGCTGCACAACCAGACCATGACCATCACCACCATATCCGAGCGCTGA
- a CDS encoding PAS domain S-box protein, giving the protein MSPPAPLHRLLQRQLARASRGTADGAPDYGALLALISDSYEEHDKERRLSDRSTRLMEEELRAANQESRRQAKAHLQAILNTVGEGIVIADPNGAIVSVNPALLSIFGYERDEVIGKNIDLLIPWRGSRGRRSAA; this is encoded by the coding sequence TTGTCTCCTCCCGCCCCTCTTCACCGCCTGCTGCAGCGCCAGCTGGCCCGCGCCTCCCGCGGCACGGCCGACGGAGCCCCCGATTACGGCGCGCTGCTGGCCCTGATCAGCGATTCCTACGAGGAACACGACAAGGAACGCCGCCTGTCGGACCGCTCGACGCGGCTGATGGAAGAGGAACTGCGCGCCGCCAACCAGGAATCCCGGCGCCAGGCCAAGGCCCACCTCCAGGCCATTCTGAACACCGTGGGCGAAGGCATCGTCATCGCCGACCCGAATGGCGCCATCGTCAGCGTCAACCCCGCCCTGCTCTCCATCTTCGGCTACGAGCGCGACGAGGTGATCGGCAAGAATATCGACCTCCTCATCCCCTGGCGGGGCTCAAGGGGGAGGCGGTCAGCGGCATGA
- a CDS encoding HD domain-containing phosphohydrolase codes for MIALLIDDNPTNLMLLKHRLIKIEGCEVVCMESALDALAWCEANTPDIILTDYMMPGMDGLDFIRQVRRREEMQDVPVVVVTTSDVKEIRQQALDLGAADFLTKPVDGPELMARTRNLLALRQSRLALHDRAAEELVMRLSKAAEYRDPETGAHIERMARYSALIARRMGLPNEAVERLELAAPMHDVGKVGIPDMILLKPDRLSETEFTIMKQHAMYGWEILKDSSSQLVRLAALIARTHHEKFDGSGYPEGLAGDKIPLEGRIVAVADVFDALTSTRPYKTPWPVDKAAAFLGEQKGCHFDPACVDAFLSDLGEVLRIKAQFLDHGDEAPPHPLADY; via the coding sequence ATGATCGCCCTGCTCATCGATGACAATCCCACCAATCTGATGCTGCTCAAGCATCGGCTGATCAAGATCGAGGGCTGCGAGGTGGTCTGCATGGAATCGGCCCTCGACGCCCTGGCTTGGTGCGAGGCCAACACCCCCGACATCATCCTCACCGATTACATGATGCCCGGCATGGACGGGCTGGACTTCATCCGCCAGGTGCGCCGGCGCGAGGAGATGCAGGATGTTCCGGTGGTGGTGGTCACCACCTCCGACGTCAAGGAAATCCGCCAGCAGGCCCTGGACCTGGGCGCGGCCGACTTCCTCACCAAGCCGGTGGACGGGCCGGAGCTGATGGCGCGGACCCGCAACCTGCTGGCGCTGCGGCAATCGCGCCTCGCCCTGCACGACCGCGCCGCCGAGGAACTGGTGATGCGGCTGTCCAAGGCGGCGGAATATCGCGATCCGGAAACCGGCGCCCATATCGAGCGCATGGCCCGCTATTCCGCGCTGATCGCCCGGCGGATGGGATTGCCCAATGAAGCGGTGGAGCGCCTGGAACTGGCCGCCCCCATGCACGACGTGGGCAAGGTGGGCATTCCCGACATGATCCTGCTGAAGCCCGACCGGCTGTCCGAGACCGAATTCACCATCATGAAGCAGCACGCCATGTATGGCTGGGAGATCCTGAAGGACAGCTCGTCGCAACTGGTGCGCCTGGCGGCGCTGATCGCCAGGACCCACCACGAGAAGTTCGATGGCAGCGGCTATCCCGAAGGGCTGGCCGGCGACAAGATCCCCCTGGAGGGACGGATCGTGGCGGTGGCCGACGTCTTCGACGCCCTGACCTCGACACGCCCTTACAAGACGCCCTGGCCGGTGGACAAGGCGGCGGCCTTCCTGGGCGAGCAGAAGGGGTGTCACTTCGACCCGGCCTGCGTCGATGCATTCCTGTCCGATCTCGGCGAGGTGCTGCGCATCAAGGCGCAATTCCTCGATCACGGCGACGAGGCGCCGCCCCACCCCCTGGCCGATTACTGA
- a CDS encoding carbohydrate porin — MKTGIFVARLAVAAGLGLGSAAASAEEAEGAPKGFWERETLTGDWGGLRTDLAEKGVKVNAAYTAEMLGNASGGIKRRAVGNALLQVDVDADLEQAVGWKGGAFHVTGLHIQGRQLSANFIGNLIPVRDIEAAPSTRLFSLWLQQSVLDDKVSLRFGQLPMQEEFFNSVVATNLINSAFGWPPAFAANLPSGGGGYPLSNLGTRLKVQATEDLAVQAGVFTGNVAPGTNVGNDAQKRNRSGIDYTVDEAPMWMFESQYGLNQAKGAAGLPTMFKLGGWYYNGRATDQRYDIAGVSLGSNAAGAAKTHRGNWAIYGIYDGMLYKEAGTEDLGLSAFLRVTGLPDDRNQMPLYVDTGLSYKGPLEGRDDDVVAVGFAFGAMSSSLAARDADARRFGTATAPDHDYEAAVELTYRYQVTPWMTLVPDAQYVIHPGGTTTLPENSRKTIPDATVLGLRTVFKL; from the coding sequence ATGAAGACAGGAATTTTCGTTGCCCGGCTGGCCGTCGCCGCCGGTCTTGGCCTGGGATCGGCCGCCGCGTCGGCCGAGGAAGCCGAGGGTGCTCCCAAGGGCTTTTGGGAGCGCGAGACCCTGACCGGTGATTGGGGCGGCCTGCGCACCGACCTTGCCGAGAAGGGCGTCAAGGTGAACGCCGCCTACACGGCCGAAATGCTGGGCAACGCCTCGGGCGGCATCAAGCGTCGCGCCGTGGGCAATGCCCTGTTGCAGGTGGATGTGGATGCCGACCTGGAACAGGCGGTGGGCTGGAAGGGTGGCGCCTTCCACGTTACCGGCCTGCACATTCAGGGCCGCCAGCTTTCCGCCAATTTCATCGGCAACCTGATTCCGGTGCGCGACATCGAGGCGGCGCCTTCGACCCGGCTGTTCTCCCTGTGGCTGCAGCAGAGCGTGCTCGACGACAAGGTGTCGCTGCGCTTCGGCCAGCTGCCCATGCAGGAGGAGTTCTTCAACTCCGTGGTCGCCACCAATCTGATCAATTCCGCCTTCGGCTGGCCGCCGGCCTTCGCCGCCAACCTGCCCTCGGGCGGCGGCGGCTATCCCCTGTCCAACCTGGGCACCCGCCTCAAGGTCCAGGCCACCGAGGACCTGGCGGTGCAGGCGGGCGTGTTCACGGGCAACGTGGCGCCCGGCACCAATGTGGGCAACGACGCCCAGAAGCGGAACCGCAGCGGAATCGACTATACCGTCGACGAGGCGCCCATGTGGATGTTCGAGTCCCAGTACGGCCTGAACCAGGCCAAGGGCGCGGCGGGCCTGCCCACCATGTTCAAGCTGGGCGGCTGGTACTACAACGGCCGCGCCACCGACCAGCGCTATGACATTGCCGGCGTCTCGCTGGGCAGCAATGCCGCCGGCGCCGCCAAGACCCATCGCGGCAACTGGGCCATCTACGGCATCTATGACGGCATGCTCTACAAGGAAGCCGGCACCGAGGATTTGGGCCTGTCGGCCTTCCTGCGCGTCACCGGCCTGCCCGACGACCGCAACCAGATGCCGCTCTATGTCGACACCGGCCTCAGCTACAAGGGGCCGCTGGAGGGCCGCGACGACGACGTGGTGGCCGTGGGCTTCGCCTTCGGCGCCATGAGCTCGTCCCTGGCCGCGCGCGATGCCGATGCCCGGCGGTTCGGCACCGCCACCGCCCCGGACCACGATTACGAGGCGGCGGTGGAGCTGACCTACCGCTATCAGGTGACTCCCTGGATGACGCTGGTGCCCGACGCCCAATACGTCATCCATCCGGGCGGCACCACGACCCTGCCCGAGAACTCCCGCAAGACCATTCCGGACGCCACGGTGCTGGGCCTTCGGACGGTGTTCAAGCTGTAG
- a CDS encoding HD domain-containing phosphohydrolase: MQVIDAVKLQRNIIVYAVLAMAVVGLGVALAAIIPLHRQMVRSADQALEHGLDLQVAALRETVDRMGDMARQVTSRSVIRDALSSYNQGAMSLDKLQAFTADKLGDSMKLSRDMLGILRVGRDYRPLVSVGASVPPALWSPEAGEPPALGAPTLIDGRWVLLVSAPILGRDGTREGHDLLLFDAQGLRAIVADVETLGRTGEIILGRLAASGAQVFFPRRDGSAGGDDEVAEAFSRAAIDPEPLYLTRPGAVPDVVLSQRLPGSDWIVMVRQDLAELHSNIDQLVLSVAAGALVLVGFGMVGFVLILRPLTGRMLVHTGDLKRQIKDGERAQAALERALEGTIEAVASTIEVRDPYTAGHQRRVAEIAVAIGRQLGLPAETLKGLRVAGTIHDIGKIGIPAEMLTRPGRLSALEFDIIRNHSADGCEILNGVDFPWPIADMVRHHHERMDGSGYPDGLKGDEILFEARILAVADVVEAIASDRPYRAALGLDAAMREIIAHSGTLFDAAVVDACRVLAAEGRLPLGDRPSLQ, encoded by the coding sequence GTGCAGGTCATCGACGCTGTCAAACTGCAGCGCAATATCATCGTCTACGCAGTGCTGGCCATGGCCGTCGTTGGATTGGGCGTCGCCCTGGCCGCCATCATTCCCTTGCACCGGCAGATGGTCCGTTCGGCGGACCAGGCCCTGGAGCACGGCCTGGACCTCCAGGTCGCCGCCCTGCGCGAGACGGTGGACCGCATGGGCGACATGGCCCGCCAGGTGACCAGCCGCAGCGTCATCCGCGACGCCTTGAGCAGCTACAACCAGGGCGCCATGAGCCTGGACAAGCTGCAGGCTTTCACTGCCGACAAACTCGGCGATTCCATGAAGCTGTCGCGCGACATGCTGGGCATCCTGCGCGTCGGCCGGGATTATCGTCCGCTGGTGTCGGTGGGGGCGTCCGTTCCTCCCGCCCTGTGGAGCCCCGAGGCGGGCGAGCCCCCGGCCCTGGGGGCACCCACCCTGATCGACGGCCGCTGGGTCCTGCTGGTCTCGGCGCCGATCCTGGGGCGCGACGGCACCCGCGAAGGTCACGACCTGCTGCTGTTCGACGCCCAGGGCCTGCGTGCCATCGTCGCCGACGTGGAAACCCTGGGGCGGACCGGAGAGATCATTCTCGGACGCCTGGCGGCCTCGGGCGCCCAGGTGTTCTTTCCCCGCCGCGACGGGAGCGCGGGGGGGGATGACGAGGTGGCCGAGGCGTTCTCGCGGGCCGCGATCGATCCCGAGCCCCTGTATCTGACCCGGCCCGGCGCCGTGCCCGACGTGGTCCTGTCCCAGCGCCTGCCCGGCAGCGACTGGATCGTGATGGTGCGCCAGGATCTGGCCGAACTGCACAGCAATATCGACCAGCTGGTCCTGTCGGTGGCGGCCGGCGCCCTGGTGCTGGTGGGATTCGGCATGGTCGGCTTCGTGCTGATCCTGCGCCCGCTGACCGGGCGCATGCTGGTGCATACCGGCGACCTGAAGCGCCAGATCAAGGATGGCGAGCGGGCCCAGGCGGCGCTGGAGCGTGCCCTGGAAGGCACCATCGAGGCGGTGGCCTCCACCATCGAGGTGCGCGATCCCTATACCGCCGGCCATCAGCGGCGGGTCGCCGAGATCGCGGTGGCCATTGGCCGGCAACTGGGATTGCCGGCCGAGACGCTGAAGGGCCTGCGGGTGGCCGGCACCATCCACGATATCGGCAAGATCGGCATTCCGGCCGAGATGCTGACCCGCCCCGGCCGTCTGTCGGCCCTGGAATTCGACATCATCCGCAACCATTCCGCCGATGGCTGCGAGATTCTCAACGGCGTGGACTTTCCCTGGCCCATCGCCGACATGGTGCGCCATCACCACGAACGCATGGACGGAAGCGGCTATCCCGACGGGCTGAAGGGGGACGAGATCCTTTTCGAGGCCCGCATTCTGGCCGTGGCCGACGTGGTCGAAGCCATCGCCTCGGACCGTCCGTACCGTGCCGCCCTGGGCCTGGATGCGGCCATGCGCGAGATCATCGCCCACAGCGGCACCCTGTTCGACGCGGCGGTGGTGGATGCCTGCCGCGTTCTGGCGGCCGAGGGACGGCTGCCGCTGGGGGATCGGCCCAGCCTTCAGTAA
- a CDS encoding alpha/beta fold hydrolase, with translation MRLHAITAGHGAPHGVPLLILHGLLGSARNWGAVVKTLGETRRVLALDLPNHGASPWTEIMDYPFMARELAAVIDHLGGRAAVMGHSMGGKAAMTLALTRPDMVERLVVVDIAPVSYSHTFAPYIKAMRGVPLAEISSRGEVEAALAAAIPDKGVRAFLMQNLEGGAGGYRWRPNLAVLGAHMDDILAFPPFPDGACYEGPTLFVAGETSDYIRPAHEDVIAQFFPRAETVEVPGAGHWVHADNPSGFMAAIGSFL, from the coding sequence ATGCGGCTTCACGCCATCACGGCCGGTCACGGCGCTCCCCATGGGGTGCCGCTGCTGATCCTGCACGGCCTGTTGGGCTCGGCCCGCAATTGGGGGGCGGTGGTCAAGACCCTGGGTGAGACCCGGCGGGTTCTGGCTCTCGACCTGCCCAATCACGGCGCCAGCCCGTGGACCGAGATCATGGATTACCCTTTCATGGCCCGCGAACTGGCGGCCGTGATCGATCACCTGGGCGGCAGGGCGGCGGTCATGGGCCATTCCATGGGCGGCAAGGCGGCCATGACCCTGGCCCTGACCCGCCCCGACATGGTGGAGCGGCTGGTGGTAGTGGACATCGCCCCGGTCTCCTACAGCCATACCTTCGCCCCCTATATCAAGGCCATGCGCGGCGTGCCCCTGGCCGAGATCTCGTCGCGGGGAGAGGTGGAGGCCGCCCTGGCCGCCGCCATTCCCGACAAGGGCGTGCGCGCCTTCCTGATGCAGAATCTGGAGGGCGGCGCCGGCGGTTATCGCTGGCGGCCCAATCTGGCGGTGCTGGGCGCCCATATGGACGACATCCTGGCCTTTCCGCCCTTTCCCGACGGCGCCTGCTATGAGGGGCCGACCCTGTTCGTGGCCGGAGAAACCTCGGATTACATCCGGCCGGCGCACGAGGACGTGATCGCCCAGTTCTTCCCCCGCGCCGAGACCGTGGAAGTCCCGGGCGCGGGCCATTGGGTCCATGCCGACAACCCGTCCGGCTTCATGGCGGCGATCGGGTCTTTCCTGTAG
- a CDS encoding efflux RND transporter periplasmic adaptor subunit — MPSFDLKNPVWRKRATLAGGLAAAAGLAFALWPTPQPAKTGGRPGGPDGRPVVVTVTSVARRDMPIYLDAIGTVQAYNTVTVRSRVDGELVEVLFKEGQDVHAGDVLAQIDPRTYRAQYEQALATRDKDSAQLEAAKRDLARYVSLGDRVSGQSVDTQRALVRQLEATVRADEASASNAKTMLSYTVIAAPIDGRTGMRLVDRGNIVRASDATGLVTLTQVQPISVVFTLPQQSLAAVNEQLRLDGKLAVQALRPETRALADTGELELVDNQIDQTTGTIKLKAVMPNAERKLWPGGFVNVRLLLSTRKDGLVVPAQAVQRGPQGPYVFAVKEDRTVEMRAVKVATVEAGQALVDEGLAEGDTVVVEGTAKLQPGARISTGDKAGEGQGQGQGRGEGKGRAGRPQ; from the coding sequence TTGCCTTCCTTTGATCTCAAGAACCCTGTTTGGCGCAAGCGGGCGACCCTGGCCGGCGGTCTGGCGGCGGCGGCCGGTCTGGCGTTCGCGCTGTGGCCCACGCCGCAGCCGGCTAAGACCGGCGGTCGGCCCGGCGGTCCCGACGGACGCCCGGTGGTGGTCACGGTGACCAGCGTCGCCCGGCGCGACATGCCCATCTATCTCGACGCCATCGGCACGGTGCAGGCCTATAACACCGTCACGGTGCGCTCGCGGGTCGACGGCGAACTGGTGGAGGTCCTGTTCAAGGAGGGCCAGGACGTTCATGCCGGCGACGTGCTGGCCCAGATCGATCCCCGCACCTACCGCGCCCAATACGAGCAGGCCCTGGCCACCCGCGACAAGGACAGCGCCCAACTGGAGGCAGCCAAGCGCGATCTGGCCCGCTATGTCAGCCTGGGCGACCGCGTCTCGGGCCAGAGCGTCGATACCCAGCGCGCCCTGGTGCGCCAGCTGGAGGCCACGGTGCGGGCCGACGAGGCCTCGGCCTCCAATGCCAAGACCATGCTGTCCTATACGGTGATCGCCGCGCCCATCGACGGGCGCACCGGCATGCGGCTGGTGGATCGCGGCAACATCGTGCGGGCGTCGGACGCCACCGGTCTGGTGACGCTGACCCAGGTGCAGCCCATTTCGGTGGTCTTCACCCTGCCGCAGCAATCCCTGGCGGCGGTGAACGAGCAGTTGCGCCTGGATGGCAAGCTCGCGGTTCAGGCCCTGCGGCCGGAAACCCGGGCGCTGGCCGACACGGGCGAGCTGGAACTGGTGGACAACCAGATCGACCAGACCACCGGCACCATCAAGCTGAAGGCGGTGATGCCCAACGCCGAGCGCAAGCTGTGGCCGGGCGGCTTCGTCAACGTGCGGCTGCTGCTGTCGACGCGCAAGGACGGGCTGGTGGTGCCGGCCCAGGCGGTGCAGCGCGGCCCCCAGGGACCCTATGTCTTCGCCGTCAAGGAGGACCGCACCGTGGAGATGCGCGCGGTCAAGGTCGCCACCGTCGAGGCGGGCCAGGCCCTGGTGGACGAAGGACTGGCCGAGGGTGACACCGTGGTGGTGGAGGGCACCGCCAAGCTGCAGCCCGGCGCCCGCATCAGCACCGGCGACAAGGCCGGCGAGGGCCAGGGGCAAGGCCAGGGTCGCGGTGAGGGAAAGGGCCGCGCGGGCAGGCCGCAATGA